The Strix aluco isolate bStrAlu1 chromosome 19, bStrAlu1.hap1, whole genome shotgun sequence genome contains a region encoding:
- the LOC141932305 gene encoding uncharacterized protein LOC141932305 — protein MWPAFYELPLIRTEIHDRVKQHNHGSTDIVLIFICCTDSHGGTWPQIAGHDVIVSVRGFLDCDEDLFFERRCEQWHIPVLAWGDPEELFGPSFHSWEPHTSEDGMQLLLTRPGSPPAAEPSPAQPSPARGSHACSRAALPALPLGAGGPSARGSPRRMLRSAAADGRAGQVRAAAPAAPPQPRPREGAAGKLPPPRPAPSEGAKRRSVLLPPSPRRLRPPRGDPREEGASPGPCEGAAALG, from the exons ATGTGGCCAGCCTTTTATGAATTGCCCCTTATCCGTACAG AAATCCACGACAGAGTGAAGCAACACAACCATGGATCAACTGACATAGTTTTGATCTTCATCTGCTGCACTGATTCACACG GTGGTACCTGGCCCCAAATTGCGGGGCATGACGTCATTGTTTCAGTACGGGGTTTCTTAGATTG TGATGAAGACCTTTTTTTTGAGAGGAGGTGTGAGCAGTGGCACATTCCAGTGCTGGCCTGGGGAGATCCGGAGGAGCTGTTTGGCCCATCTTTCCACTCCTGGGAACCGCACACCTCTGAGGATGGGATGCAGCTCCTGCTCACCCGCCCGGGCTCCCCGCCGgcagctgagcccagcccagcccagcccagccctgcccgcggctcccaCGCGTGTTCccgggcggcgctgcccgcgctgccgctgGGCGCCGGCGGTCCCTCAgcgcggggctccccgcggcggatgctccgctccgcggccgcggacgGGCGGGCCGGGCAGGTGCGCGCTgcggcccccgctgcccccccccag ccccggccccgggagggggcagcggggaaactgccccccccgcgcccggcgccctccgagggagcgaagcgccgctccgtcctgctcccccccagcccccgccgcctccggcccccccgtggggacccccgggaggagggagcctcgcccggcccctgcgagggagcagccgctctgg